The window GGCTGGGCGGAGCTGCTTCACTGAGGAACTCACTCAGTGTGGACTATCCCGGAGCGGAGCAGCATGCAGCCTCCAGCCCAGCGGAGCCTCACCTTCCCCGGCCTGTCCAAGGCAGCCAGTCGGCGCTACAAGACTTTCATGATCGATGACATTCTGGCCAAGGAGAGCCAGCTGGAAGTGACCCTGGGCCCCCGAGCTGGCTTCATCATCCGCCCGCAGGCTCTGCACTCCTGTCCCGGTAGGAGCTTCCTCTGAATCTGCCCCTTcactgtgtgtgcgagagacagagagaccctgccccattcccagtgtcccattcccaatcccccaTTCCCAGTGAAACTCTCTCAAAGTCcctctgtcccattcccaatGTCCCGCTCTCCCctgtccctctccaccccccccccccctcctgtagCTGCAGGGAGAGGGACAGCAGTTGAGTTCCCTCTGCCCTAAATTGTGTCTCTTGTGTCCGTTCAGGAGTGATTAGCTGAATCTTTGCAGGAACCTTTCACTTTCTTAGCGAGCTGAGTCAGAGTTTAGCGTCCCGTCTGGGAATCTCATTCCTACGGTGATGACACTGGTCCCGGACTAAGCTGGGGAAAATTAATCAAGGGATTTTGACAGTGATCTCGTTATCCTGAAACTCTGCAAATGTCACCCGCTTCAGTGCAcaagctgtgtgtgtcagtgtgtgcagggtcactgtgtgcgtgtatgtcagtgtgtgtgtgtgtgtgggggggggggggggggggatgtgggtgtgtgtgtgtggggggggggggggggggggatgtgggtgtgtgtgtgtccagctgTAATTAGCCTGTTGTATATGCAGCAGCTTTTAGTCAGTCAGAATAATCAGTGCCTGTTCACGGGACCCACACAGTTTGCAGCACACTGTTCTCACACTTCACCAAAAGTTTTGTTTTAGAATCTTTCTCTCCTCACACCCCTTCACCATCTATCCCAGACACAGTTTATTCATTATTTAACTTCACAAACCACACAGCTCCTTCCCAACCTTGTGCCACTCGGTTTAGAAAACGGGAACAATCAGGgattagcaccccccccccctccccacacacacactgactctcactggggtacgggtcccacacacactgactctcactggggtacgggtcccacacacactgactctcactggggtacgggtcccacacacactgactctcactggggtacgggtcccacacacactgactctcactggggtacgggttccacacacactgactctcactggggtacgggtcccacacacactgactctcactggggtacgggtcccacacacactgactctcactggggtacgggttccacacacactgactctcactggggtatgggttccacacacactgactctcactggggtacgggttccccacacacactgactctcactggggtatgggttccacacacactgactctcactggggtacgggttccccacacactgactctcactggggtacaggttccacacacactgactctcactgtggtacgggtcccagacgcacttactctcactggggtacgggttccacacacactgactcacactggggtacgggttccacacacactgactctcactggggtacgggttccccacacacactgactctcactggggtacgggttccacacacactgactctcactggggtacgggtcccacacacactgactctcactggggtatgggttccacacacactgactctcactggggcatagAGAGATCTGGGACCGGATCCCACTGTCCGTGGGATCAGATAGTTGTCACTGAAAACAGGTTTTTGGATTTGTTTGTGGGGTGTCTGTGATTTTCAGTCTGGATGGGGGATGATGTGGTTTGGATTGACAGTGTCTGAATTGGGTTCACTAAATGTTAGCTGGAGAGTTCCGTGGAACTGGATTAATACACCCTGATATATTTTGGTTTTCCTGTCTGATTCCAGTTCTGAAGGGAATGTCACCCAGACAGGAAGACATGTGGACATATGATGATATGGGCCTGAATTTTCCGGacgttcatgctggtgggattctccggtcctgccagcAGTTCACCCCCATCCATGGGTTTCCCGCCTGCATGGGGTAATGCCAatgtgaattcccattgacagcggtgggaccagggaATCTCGCCGCTAGgaaacaatgtgccacctcccgctgacaggatgggaggctggagaatctcacccatgaactaggaacagcagtaggccactcggcccctctggCTTGctcgcctttcaataagatcatggccgatctggctGTAACTTCCTGCCTACTCACAATAACCTTTCActctcttgttaatcaagaatctattcacCTCTGCTCTAAAACTATTTAAAGATTCTGCTCCCATTGCCTTTtgctgtggagttgccggcgttgaactgggatggcaccgtaagtagtctcacaacaccaagttaaagtctaacaggtttatttggtagcacgagctttctgagcgctgctccttcatcaggtgagtggaggattgtgccctgtttgtgaacccaatcctccactcatctaatgaaggggcagcactctgcaagctcatgttaccaaataaacctgttggactttaacctggtgttgtgagactttttacatcgccttttgaggaagagagttccagaggttCACAGaaatctcctaatttccttcttaaaccAGTGACCCTTATTTTTAATCAGTGGCTCCTAGTTCTAGATCCTCCAACAAAAGgaaccatcctctccacatccaccctgtcaataccctcaggatcttaaaggttttaatCAAGTCCCTTTTACTCTTCTagactccagcgaatacaagccTCACCTCTCCATAAAACAGCCCACCCACTTCTGGTGTtaacctagtaaaccttctctgaactgctttcaatcCATTTAACATCCTTTCTTAACtgagtgaccaatactgtacccagTACTCCAAATACAGTCTCACTAGTGTCAGGTGCAACTGaatataacctccctacttttgtaaccgATTCCCCTTGCAATACTCAAGAACAACTTGTTGCCCcttgtcatcagacttttaaatggacctaccttatattaagttgatctttctctacaccctagctatgactgtaacactatattctgcaccgtctcctttctttctcccctatgtactctatgaatggtatgctttgtctgtatagcgcgaaagaaaccatacttttcactgtatcccaatacatgtgacaataataaatcaaatcaaaaataaatgatAGCATTTTataagctttcctaattacttgctgtatgccttttgtgattcatgcacaaggacaccaaggtccccctgcatctcagagttctgcaaGCTCTCACCATTTGAATGATATGCCCgacccaaagtactttacagccaaatgAAAATGCTCATTTTTACATAGCAACACAGCACATTGATGATGATCTTCTGATTGGTTTTGGTGATTtttgttgaaggataaatattgccaAGAAACTAGTAGAACTCCACCTGCTATTTTTCACAATGCGTCGTGAGATCTTCTCCAAAccccctggggagggggtggggaggggcggacAGCTCTTTGGTTTAACATTTCTTCCGAAAGGAAGAGCTGACTGCATCAGAGATCCCACTGAATCTTTGCCCTCTCTGCTTCCATGTGGAAGTCTGAGCCCGTGGGGTAGAGAGGAGGGTGCAGGGGTGGGGATTGGAAGGGTGTTTAATCCTATGGGGAGAGGTTTAACCCTGTGtgggtcatcatagaatccctacagtgcagaaagaggccattcggcccatcgagtctgcatcgacaacaatcccacccaggccctatccccataaccccatgcatttaccccagccagtcaccctgatactaaggaacaatttagcatggcaaatccacctaacccgtgcacctttgggctgtgggaggaaaccagagcaccctgaggcaacccaagcagacaaagggagaacatgcaaactccacacagacagtgacccaagccgggaattgaacccgggtccctggtgctgtgcggcagcagtgctaaccactgtgccaccgtgccgtcccgtcACTGAAGGTCACAGCAGCCAAGTTGCAGCCTGCTCCAGAATGAATTGCAGCTGCTGCAGTTTGTGCTGTTTGCTGTTGAATtaggtgcagtgagtgagtgtggatcTGGTGTGTACAACTCACTGGGTGACATGGGCAGTTCACACAGTTGCCTGGGTGTTTCTGCTCTCCCCGGCTCCACTTTGCTCCTGGGCTCTTCCTGAAGAGTTGCTGCC of the Mustelus asterias unplaced genomic scaffold, sMusAst1.hap1.1 HAP1_SCAFFOLD_4120, whole genome shotgun sequence genome contains:
- the LOC144490961 gene encoding homeobox protein BarH-like 2, with the translated sequence MQPPAQRSLTFPGLSKAASRRYKTFMIDDILAKESQLEVTLGPRAGFIIRPQALHSCPVLKGMSPRQEDMWTYDDMGLNFPDVHAGGILRSCQQFTPIHGFPACMG